Proteins encoded in a region of the Flavobacteriaceae bacterium HL-DH10 genome:
- the cbiE gene encoding precorrin-6y C5,15-methyltransferase (decarboxylating) subunit CbiE has translation MKQTKKNIDFYLIGISNHSTPTWNDEVFKLINKSTIFSGGKRHYQLVKSFLPKNHTWIEISGKMDVLIKQYNVIDSSIVVFASGDPFFYGFGNTLQRLSPNAKLKTFPYFNSIQLLCHKTQTNYNTLKTVSVHGRDWSALDEALINRVELIGVLTDTKNTPSKIAKRMLQYGFDNYSITIGEALEGNNEHIEQLDLLACTDKVHHSLNCVLLKQIALKQKPFGIPDSAFIPLANRTNMITKMPIRLSTIGVLELQNKAVFWDIGSCTGSVAIEAKQHFPHLKIIAFEKRTECASIIQKNTEQFSTPGIAMVIDDFFSLNINDYPIPDVVFIGGHGGRLKELIHIINQLNPLVRFVINAVKESSSQVFVEELTQLNYTISTLVIQVDTHNKISIHSAKKINK, from the coding sequence GTGAAGCAAACTAAAAAAAATATTGACTTTTATTTAATTGGAATTAGTAATCATTCAACTCCAACATGGAATGATGAGGTGTTTAAACTAATTAATAAATCTACTATTTTTTCTGGCGGAAAACGTCATTATCAATTGGTGAAATCGTTCTTACCTAAAAACCATACTTGGATTGAAATTTCGGGTAAAATGGATGTTCTTATCAAACAATATAACGTCATTGATAGTTCTATTGTCGTTTTTGCTTCTGGAGATCCTTTTTTCTATGGCTTTGGTAACACTTTACAACGTTTATCACCAAACGCTAAACTAAAAACATTTCCTTATTTTAATAGCATTCAATTACTATGTCATAAAACACAAACAAACTACAATACCTTAAAAACGGTATCTGTACACGGTAGAGATTGGAGTGCTTTAGATGAAGCTTTAATTAATAGAGTTGAATTAATTGGCGTACTAACAGATACTAAAAATACACCTTCCAAAATTGCAAAACGCATGCTACAATATGGTTTCGATAATTACTCGATAACTATTGGAGAAGCATTAGAAGGTAATAATGAACATATTGAACAACTCGATTTATTGGCGTGTACAGATAAGGTTCATCATAGTTTAAACTGTGTTTTATTGAAGCAAATAGCTTTAAAACAGAAACCGTTTGGTATTCCTGATAGTGCATTTATACCATTAGCTAATCGGACGAATATGATTACTAAAATGCCTATTCGTTTAAGTACCATTGGAGTTTTGGAATTGCAAAATAAAGCCGTTTTTTGGGATATAGGCTCTTGTACTGGTTCTGTAGCTATTGAAGCCAAACAACATTTCCCACATTTAAAAATTATTGCTTTTGAAAAGCGCACAGAATGTGCAAGCATCATTCAAAAAAATACAGAGCAATTTTCTACACCAGGAATTGCTATGGTTATTGACGATTTTTTTAGCCTCAATATAAATGATTATCCTATCCCAGATGTTGTTTTTATTGGTGGTCATGGCGGTCGTTTAAAAGAGTTGATTCATATTATTAATCAATTAAATCCATTAGTACGATTTGTAATAAATGCTGTAAAAGAAAGCAGTTCTCAGGTGTTTGTTGAAGAACTTACCCAATTAAATTACACCATTAGTACACTTGTAATTCAGGTGGATACACATAATAAAATTAGCATACACTCTGCAAAAAAAATAAATAAATGA
- the cobM gene encoding precorrin-4 C(11)-methyltransferase, protein MKKIVIIAVTEKGIEKALVIQKEFPKSLVITTLKSGNKNISSIVSVSDYLKGNFSKLDGICFVSALGICVRLIAPYIQDKNTDPAVVSVDDLCLNVQSVLSGHKGGANDFASKIASILGSNAIISTSSDVQNIWALDTLGKQFEWQTERSLEMNKIMALFVNNKPTALLLDIKDKGTQYLEKTIPNFVTVFYDEKDIDYTHFELFIAVTYKMYEVTIPNLFFIPKVLSVGSGCSKSLDSTLFETTLKRELEAMKINFYAIKNFGSIDIKAEQEAYLDFSKQYNIPFSTFTSAEIDTVFVPNPSEMVQSKIGVDGVSESCALLLSRNKNVLIEKQKIHLDNSEKFTFSVALHVNVERRTAIAIIGAGPGDEELITVKGKQYLERADCVLYAGSLIPEEMTNWCKAGAVVRNSAMMTLEEQISLMQEHYKKGNFVVRLQCGDPSLYGAIQEQMTIFDDLEMDYFIVPGISSFSAAAAALRSEFTIPEVVQSIVLTRGEGKTPMPPKESIAAFAATNATMCIFLSVGIAKKVEAQLLEHFDADTPVAVMYRVSWKDEEIFQGKLSELATIVKKSKKTRTVLIIVGQAIGARKNRSQLYSPEWKHIFRTNKKFVLTE, encoded by the coding sequence ATGAAAAAAATAGTCATTATAGCAGTTACAGAAAAAGGCATAGAAAAAGCGCTTGTTATTCAGAAAGAATTTCCAAAATCATTGGTAATAACTACTTTGAAATCAGGCAATAAAAATATATCATCTATAGTATCTGTTTCAGACTATTTAAAAGGGAATTTTTCGAAATTAGATGGTATTTGTTTTGTTTCTGCCTTAGGTATTTGTGTACGCTTAATAGCACCATATATTCAAGATAAAAATACAGATCCTGCTGTAGTTTCGGTAGATGATTTGTGTTTAAATGTACAATCTGTATTGAGTGGGCATAAAGGTGGCGCTAATGATTTTGCATCAAAAATAGCTTCGATTTTAGGTTCAAACGCGATCATATCGACATCTAGTGATGTTCAAAATATCTGGGCATTAGATACACTTGGGAAACAGTTTGAGTGGCAAACAGAGCGTTCCTTAGAAATGAATAAAATAATGGCCTTGTTTGTAAATAATAAACCTACGGCTTTACTTTTAGATATTAAAGATAAAGGAACGCAGTACCTTGAAAAAACGATTCCCAATTTTGTGACTGTTTTTTATGATGAAAAAGATATTGATTACACACATTTTGAATTGTTTATTGCTGTTACGTATAAAATGTATGAAGTAACAATCCCGAATTTGTTTTTTATTCCGAAAGTACTTTCAGTAGGGTCTGGCTGCTCTAAAAGTTTAGATTCAACACTTTTTGAAACGACTTTAAAACGAGAACTGGAAGCCATGAAAATTAATTTTTATGCAATTAAAAACTTTGGTTCCATAGATATTAAAGCAGAACAGGAAGCTTATTTAGATTTTAGTAAGCAGTATAATATTCCTTTTAGCACATTTACCTCAGCGGAGATAGATACTGTTTTTGTTCCTAACCCAAGTGAAATGGTACAATCTAAAATTGGTGTTGATGGGGTGTCAGAGTCTTGTGCACTGTTACTTTCCAGAAATAAAAACGTACTCATCGAAAAACAAAAAATACATTTAGATAATAGCGAGAAATTTACTTTTTCTGTGGCTTTACATGTTAATGTAGAACGCAGAACAGCTATTGCTATTATTGGAGCAGGACCTGGCGATGAAGAATTAATAACCGTAAAGGGAAAGCAATATTTAGAGCGAGCTGATTGTGTTTTGTACGCAGGGAGTTTAATTCCTGAAGAAATGACTAATTGGTGTAAAGCAGGAGCAGTGGTTCGAAATTCTGCTATGATGACTTTGGAAGAGCAAATTTCTTTAATGCAAGAGCATTATAAAAAAGGAAATTTCGTTGTGCGCTTACAATGTGGCGATCCGTCTTTATACGGTGCCATTCAAGAACAAATGACCATTTTTGACGACTTAGAAATGGATTACTTCATTGTGCCTGGTATCTCATCTTTTAGTGCAGCAGCAGCGGCTTTAAGGTCTGAATTTACCATTCCAGAAGTTGTACAGTCTATTGTTTTAACTCGTGGGGAAGGAAAAACACCTATGCCGCCAAAAGAAAGCATTGCGGCATTTGCAGCCACTAATGCTACCATGTGTATCTTTTTAAGTGTAGGTATTGCTAAAAAAGTAGAAGCCCAATTATTAGAACATTTTGATGCTGATACGCCTGTAGCTGTTATGTATAGAGTCTCTTGGAAGGATGAAGAAATTTTTCAAGGAAAATTATCAGAACTAGCAACAATTGTAAAGAAGAGCAAAAAAACAAGAACGGTATTAATTATTGTGGGGCAAGCCATTGGAGCTCGCAAAAACAGATCACAATTATACAGCCCGGAGTGGAAACACATTTTTAGAACGAATAAGAAATTTGTATTAACAGAATAA
- a CDS encoding cobalt-precorrin-5B (C(1))-methyltransferase, translated as MSLRDIPKGPLREGFTTGTCATAAAKSGLMAIIHQKKNVAVNVHLPIDKVVEIPIHHCEFTEDTSNCSVIKDAGDDPDVTNGAEIGCILKLTQQKDIQFIAGEGVGTVTLKGLELAIGEPAINPVPRKMITSAIQKLLRDYDLECGVSVTVYVTNGRKIAKRTLNERVGIMKGISILGTSGIVKPYSSSSYIASIEQGIDVAVANNVTELVINSGARSEKYLSKKFDYLPEYGFIHYGNWIGETLTKINQCPIEKVSIGIMLGKAAKLAAGITDTHSCVSSWNKDFIVELAEQVGFYEAEKIKALNMAGRLTELFDFEQNAPFFQLLLKHCYQHTHIKMKQVELDLYLIDKDGTLIKYIK; from the coding sequence ATGAGTTTAAGAGACATTCCAAAAGGTCCGTTAAGAGAAGGGTTTACAACAGGAACCTGTGCCACAGCCGCAGCGAAATCTGGATTGATGGCAATCATTCATCAGAAAAAAAATGTTGCTGTAAACGTACACTTGCCTATAGATAAAGTTGTCGAGATTCCTATTCACCACTGCGAGTTTACTGAAGATACGTCCAATTGTTCAGTTATTAAAGACGCAGGTGATGATCCAGATGTTACCAATGGTGCAGAAATAGGTTGTATTTTAAAATTAACACAACAAAAAGACATTCAATTTATAGCAGGTGAAGGTGTCGGAACCGTGACACTTAAAGGCTTAGAACTTGCAATAGGGGAACCGGCTATAAACCCGGTGCCTAGAAAAATGATTACAAGTGCTATTCAAAAACTATTGCGAGATTACGATTTAGAATGTGGAGTATCTGTGACTGTTTATGTAACTAATGGGCGAAAGATTGCTAAACGCACCCTTAATGAGCGCGTAGGCATCATGAAAGGTATTTCTATTTTAGGAACAAGCGGTATTGTAAAACCGTATTCATCATCATCTTATATAGCAAGCATCGAGCAAGGTATTGATGTTGCGGTTGCTAATAATGTTACAGAATTGGTTATAAACTCAGGAGCAAGAAGTGAAAAATATTTATCGAAAAAATTCGATTATTTACCCGAATATGGTTTTATCCATTATGGGAATTGGATAGGAGAAACGCTGACTAAAATAAATCAATGCCCAATTGAAAAAGTAAGTATTGGTATCATGTTAGGCAAAGCAGCAAAATTAGCAGCAGGTATTACAGATACGCATAGTTGTGTATCTAGTTGGAATAAAGATTTTATAGTTGAATTGGCTGAACAAGTCGGTTTTTATGAAGCAGAAAAAATTAAAGCCTTAAATATGGCGGGACGGTTAACCGAATTGTTTGATTTTGAACAAAACGCACCTTTTTTTCAACTATTACTTAAACATTGTTACCAACATACGCATATAAAAATGAAACAGGTAGAATTGGATCTTTATCTTATAGATAAAGATGGAACACTTATTAAATATATTAAATAA
- the cobK gene encoding precorrin-6A reductase has protein sequence MILVFGGTTEGKKVAALLESLAMPFVYSTKTNIPFEENEIASYRHGALDEQQLEEYLLKNKIHTIINASHPFAEILHSTIAKVAERLQIPVIRFGRKLLSKTINPSVFYVDSYDAALELLKEDKRVLALTGVQSIKRLEPWWQKHTTYFRILNRPESLAIAAENNFPEKQLILGLPSVNLEKEIDLIKSKNINVVLTKETGDSGFLSTKIEAALQTNSQIIIIEQPKTPTYFKVVFDVNTLELLILKTLKI, from the coding sequence ATGATTTTAGTTTTTGGAGGAACAACAGAAGGAAAAAAAGTAGCCGCTTTATTAGAAAGTTTGGCTATGCCTTTTGTGTATTCAACTAAAACAAATATTCCTTTTGAAGAAAATGAAATAGCTAGTTATAGACATGGTGCTTTAGATGAACAACAACTAGAGGAGTATCTATTAAAAAATAAAATTCATACGATTATTAACGCGTCCCATCCTTTCGCTGAAATATTACATAGTACGATAGCAAAAGTTGCAGAACGTTTGCAAATACCTGTAATACGGTTTGGAAGAAAGTTACTTTCTAAAACAATTAACCCATCTGTATTTTATGTAGATTCTTATGATGCTGCTTTAGAATTATTAAAAGAAGATAAAAGGGTATTAGCGTTAACAGGTGTTCAATCGATTAAAAGACTAGAACCTTGGTGGCAAAAGCATACAACCTATTTTAGAATACTAAATAGACCTGAATCACTAGCTATTGCTGCCGAAAATAATTTCCCCGAAAAACAATTGATTTTAGGTTTGCCATCTGTTAATCTGGAAAAAGAAATTGACTTGATTAAGTCCAAAAACATCAACGTTGTTTTAACAAAAGAAACAGGTGATAGTGGATTTTTAAGCACAAAAATTGAGGCTGCTTTACAAACAAATTCACAAATTATTATTATCGAACAGCCAAAAACACCGACATATTTTAAGGTTGTGTTTGATGTTAATACACTGGAATTACTCATTCTTAAAACATTGAAAATATGA
- the cobJ gene encoding precorrin-3B C(17)-methyltransferase — MKITIAGLGPGDINYILPIVKNVLQRADVIIGYDYYFQFGETFFKEGTELISMPLGKEEARAHKAIEKAKEGKYVVVIGSGDASIYSMAAIVYEIVSKENHETIELETLPGISAFLAVGSKLGAPLGHDFCCISLSDLMTPWNSIEKRIRAAAMGDFVTSLYNPKSKKRHWQLGRLKKLFLEERAPATPVAIVRHVTRPEENVILTTLEAFNPEDVDMFCLVMIGNSQTYRFKDYLITPRGYLNRKPHTGKEIQQESFKIVTEHIKELPFSISNKWAITRVIHTTGILEDSNHYSATPNAIENWYNHLKNGGDIVTDVTMVKSGITKAFTKEFNNQIHCLLNEEATELLAKLDDITRSQAGIRKAIEQYPNALYVVGNAPTALFEIVDQLRDNDSFKPIGIVGVPVGFVNVLEAKEQLSQTKNIDWVIIEGNRGGSNVAAAIVNAAFTLPEASNYFKP; from the coding sequence ATGAAGATAACTATCGCAGGCTTAGGGCCAGGAGATATCAATTATATATTGCCTATAGTTAAGAATGTTTTACAAAGAGCAGACGTCATTATTGGTTATGATTATTACTTTCAATTTGGAGAAACCTTTTTTAAAGAAGGTACAGAGCTAATTTCGATGCCATTAGGCAAAGAAGAAGCTAGAGCACATAAAGCTATTGAAAAAGCGAAGGAAGGCAAGTATGTGGTAGTTATAGGTTCGGGAGATGCTAGTATTTATTCTATGGCAGCCATTGTTTACGAAATAGTATCCAAAGAAAACCATGAAACTATTGAGTTAGAAACACTCCCGGGTATTTCAGCATTTTTAGCCGTAGGAAGTAAATTAGGAGCACCATTAGGTCATGATTTTTGTTGTATTTCATTATCCGATTTAATGACACCATGGAACAGCATTGAAAAAAGAATTAGAGCCGCTGCCATGGGGGATTTTGTGACGAGTTTGTACAACCCAAAAAGTAAAAAAAGACATTGGCAGTTGGGTAGGCTGAAAAAGCTATTTTTAGAAGAACGTGCTCCTGCAACACCTGTTGCTATTGTAAGGCATGTAACGCGACCAGAAGAAAATGTTATATTGACCACATTAGAAGCGTTTAATCCTGAAGATGTCGATATGTTCTGCTTAGTCATGATTGGGAATTCGCAAACGTATCGTTTTAAAGATTATTTAATTACGCCAAGAGGTTATCTTAATAGAAAACCACACACTGGTAAAGAAATTCAACAAGAAAGCTTTAAAATTGTTACCGAGCATATTAAAGAGTTGCCTTTTTCTATCTCAAATAAATGGGCTATAACAAGAGTTATTCATACCACAGGAATTTTAGAAGATTCTAATCATTATTCAGCAACACCAAATGCCATTGAGAATTGGTATAATCATCTTAAAAATGGTGGCGATATAGTAACAGATGTTACGATGGTAAAGTCAGGTATAACAAAAGCCTTTACGAAAGAATTTAATAACCAAATTCATTGTTTGTTAAATGAAGAAGCCACAGAATTACTAGCAAAATTGGATGATATTACCCGATCTCAAGCAGGAATAAGAAAGGCTATTGAGCAATATCCTAATGCATTATATGTTGTTGGAAATGCCCCAACAGCTTTATTTGAAATTGTTGACCAATTAAGAGATAACGATAGTTTTAAACCAATAGGAATTGTTGGAGTACCTGTTGGTTTTGTAAATGTTTTGGAAGCTAAAGAACAATTATCGCAAACCAAAAATATAGACTGGGTTATTATTGAAGGCAATAGAGGTGGAAGTAATGTTGCAGCAGCTATTGTTAATGCTGCTTTTACACTTCCTGAAGCTTCAAACTATTTTAAACCTTAA
- a CDS encoding AAA family ATPase: MRQGEEHINFPFSAIVGQDYFKLALILNMVDPLIGGVLAIGDKGTGKTTLIRSLASLMRNQKNYPFVNLPIGVSEDRLIGSIDLEQLINAKKEVVNLGLMAQAHQGVLYVDEVNLLQDYLTDILLDAAASGNYYLEREGVSRYFKSQFCLVGSMNPEEGNLRPQLKDRFGLSVNITTSVDPKVRQKIIKQRLAFDNDPLQFVADYSVEDDCIKSRIEAAKNRLKSIKINDEIIEYCSQLAIQHQVEGLRADILLLKTARAFVAYQNTSEITTKDVDCIADLVLNHRSLNNEPNKQNPSPDQNNQPEEKSSETSLSKEEKVNMLLPQNKFQKPKHMRTNTIQNGTNLIQNSEGNITLIDTKKTVSQYLATDKFELKNKRKSRLLKHHHIFLIDSSGSMLKDQIIAYAKGMVNKIAKASKNQNTQFSIISLFDGEAQHILNRTGVLKAIEIALTDLKTGGKTNLIAGFKYVKSICTDIEFNHHLHIITDGKLNTDDSLEDVVLAFQTYCKGVYTTQIIDAEKGMVKIGVASDLANRIKANYELLITENEH; encoded by the coding sequence ATGAGACAAGGTGAAGAACATATAAATTTTCCGTTTTCTGCCATTGTGGGGCAAGACTATTTTAAGTTAGCACTTATTTTAAATATGGTAGACCCATTAATTGGAGGCGTTTTAGCAATAGGCGATAAAGGAACGGGAAAAACCACATTAATTAGGTCTTTAGCAAGCCTAATGAGGAACCAGAAAAATTATCCTTTTGTTAATTTACCCATTGGTGTTTCAGAAGATAGATTAATAGGTAGTATAGATTTAGAACAATTAATAAATGCTAAAAAAGAAGTTGTTAATCTAGGCTTAATGGCACAAGCACACCAAGGTGTTTTGTATGTAGATGAGGTTAATTTATTGCAAGATTACCTTACAGATATCTTGTTAGACGCTGCTGCTTCTGGTAATTATTATTTAGAACGGGAAGGTGTTTCTCGCTATTTTAAAAGTCAGTTTTGTTTAGTAGGTTCTATGAATCCTGAAGAAGGAAATTTAAGACCCCAACTAAAAGATCGTTTTGGTTTAAGTGTAAATATTACAACGTCTGTAGATCCAAAAGTACGTCAGAAAATCATCAAACAACGGTTAGCATTTGATAATGATCCTTTACAATTTGTTGCTGATTACAGCGTTGAAGATGATTGTATTAAATCACGAATTGAAGCTGCTAAAAATAGGCTTAAATCGATAAAAATTAATGATGAGATTATAGAATATTGCAGCCAATTAGCAATACAGCATCAAGTGGAAGGGTTACGAGCAGATATTTTACTACTAAAAACAGCGAGAGCTTTTGTTGCCTATCAAAACACTTCAGAAATCACCACAAAAGATGTTGATTGTATTGCAGATTTGGTGTTAAACCATAGAAGCTTAAATAATGAGCCTAATAAGCAAAATCCATCTCCAGATCAAAACAATCAACCAGAAGAAAAATCTTCAGAAACTAGCCTTTCGAAAGAAGAAAAAGTAAATATGTTGCTTCCACAAAATAAGTTTCAGAAGCCAAAACACATGCGTACAAATACCATCCAAAACGGAACGAATTTAATTCAAAATTCAGAAGGGAATATCACCTTAATTGATACTAAAAAAACCGTAAGTCAATATTTAGCAACCGATAAATTTGAACTAAAAAACAAGCGCAAAAGCAGGCTTTTAAAGCATCATCATATATTCTTGATAGATTCCAGTGGTTCCATGCTAAAAGATCAAATTATAGCTTATGCTAAAGGCATGGTAAATAAAATTGCAAAAGCCTCTAAAAATCAAAACACACAGTTTTCTATCATTTCTTTGTTTGACGGAGAAGCGCAACACATTTTAAATAGAACAGGTGTTTTAAAAGCTATTGAAATTGCATTAACAGACCTTAAAACAGGAGGTAAAACTAATTTAATTGCTGGGTTTAAATACGTAAAAAGTATTTGTACAGACATAGAATTTAACCACCATCTTCACATTATAACCGATGGAAAACTAAATACAGATGATAGTTTAGAGGATGTGGTGCTGGCTTTTCAAACCTATTGTAAAGGTGTGTATACTACTCAAATTATTGATGCAGAAAAAGGCATGGTTAAAATTGGAGTTGCTTCTGATTTGGCCAATCGAATTAAAGCCAATTATGAACTTTTAATAACAGAAAATGAGCACTAA
- a CDS encoding sirohydrochlorin chelatase, translating into MKKGILLCGHGSRTKSGTDAFKELVAALQVRYTEYEVDYGFLEFNHPVYEASVERMYQKGIREIYALPIILFAGSHAKNDIPYEMNTIQSYYSDLTIKMGKHIGVNSFVLELAQKRILETESKYPSVDRKQTCLMVVGRGTTDTDANSDVHKLACMLGEGMGFGFTTVSYSGTAYPSVTKSLELTSKMQFKRTIAIPFFFFTGILLERIYNEIRVFDETSPLEYIYTEAFGIDELILKAFDERLGEVINGTANMNCQMCKYRKQIVGVESELGKEQIGHHLGVKGLLFEEDEKVGQKNSVFTKIKKSLGI; encoded by the coding sequence ATGAAAAAAGGAATTTTACTTTGTGGACATGGTAGTAGAACCAAATCAGGAACCGATGCATTTAAAGAATTGGTTGCAGCTTTACAAGTTAGGTATACAGAGTACGAAGTAGATTATGGTTTCTTAGAATTTAACCATCCGGTTTATGAGGCTTCAGTAGAGCGTATGTATCAAAAGGGTATTCGTGAAATTTACGCATTACCTATCATCCTTTTTGCGGGTTCACATGCAAAGAATGATATTCCTTACGAGATGAATACCATACAAAGCTATTACAGTGATTTAACCATAAAAATGGGGAAACATATTGGCGTAAATTCATTTGTACTGGAATTAGCTCAAAAACGAATTTTGGAAACAGAAAGTAAGTACCCATCAGTAGACAGAAAGCAAACTTGTTTAATGGTTGTTGGTAGAGGAACGACTGATACCGATGCGAATTCCGATGTGCACAAGTTAGCCTGTATGTTAGGCGAAGGTATGGGCTTTGGTTTTACAACAGTTTCGTATAGTGGTACTGCATATCCAAGTGTTACTAAAAGTTTAGAACTTACTAGTAAAATGCAATTTAAACGCACCATTGCTATTCCGTTTTTCTTTTTTACCGGTATCCTTTTAGAACGTATTTACAATGAAATTCGTGTTTTTGATGAAACATCTCCTTTGGAGTATATCTATACGGAGGCCTTTGGGATTGATGAATTGATTTTAAAAGCGTTTGATGAGCGTCTTGGAGAAGTCATTAATGGTACAGCAAATATGAACTGCCAAATGTGTAAATACAGAAAGCAAATAGTAGGCGTAGAGTCCGAATTAGGAAAAGAGCAAATTGGACATCATTTAGGGGTAAAAGGTCTTTTGTTTGAAGAAGATGAAAAAGTAGGGCAAAAAAACAGTGTGTTTACTAAAATTAAAAAAAGTTTAGGAATATGA
- the cobI gene encoding precorrin-2 C(20)-methyltransferase — translation MIEGTVYGISLGPGDADLITLKGLKTLQQADKIYYPGSLFKDGRKESYSLSILNHYDLDAEKLVGFYLKMDLEREQAKLIYETAFQQILSDYKKGLSIAIVSEGDISTYSSFSYLLEKIEAHKLSINLIPGISSYLHLASESKKPLCLQNEKVAVIPRIKSKEELEEAIQHFDTVVLMKIMSVIDIITSVIDTEKHNITYAERLGTDQQFITTNWATANKRETPYFSLIIIKKIKK, via the coding sequence ATGATAGAAGGAACGGTTTATGGTATTTCTTTAGGTCCAGGTGATGCTGACTTAATTACCTTAAAAGGATTAAAAACGTTACAGCAAGCAGATAAAATATACTATCCAGGGTCGTTATTTAAAGACGGCAGAAAAGAAAGTTATTCGCTATCTATTTTAAATCATTATGATTTAGATGCGGAAAAATTAGTAGGCTTCTATTTAAAAATGGATTTGGAACGCGAGCAAGCCAAACTTATTTACGAAACAGCGTTTCAACAAATTTTAAGCGATTACAAAAAAGGATTATCCATAGCCATTGTTAGCGAAGGCGACATTAGTACGTACAGTTCTTTTTCTTATTTATTAGAAAAAATAGAGGCTCATAAATTATCTATTAATTTAATTCCAGGTATTAGTTCATACTTGCATTTAGCTTCAGAAAGTAAAAAGCCTTTGTGCTTACAAAACGAAAAAGTAGCGGTTATTCCTCGTATAAAAAGTAAAGAGGAATTAGAAGAAGCTATTCAGCATTTCGATACGGTAGTATTAATGAAAATAATGTCAGTTATAGATATTATCACATCAGTAATTGATACAGAAAAACACAACATCACTTATGCTGAACGCTTGGGAACAGACCAACAATTCATAACAACTAATTGGGCAACTGCGAACAAAAGAGAGACACCTTATTTTTCTCTTATCATTATTAAAAAAATTAAAAAATGA
- the bluB gene encoding 5,6-dimethylbenzimidazole synthase, which produces MNKFTSENIETLEQIILARRDVRGNRFINKSISKADLDKILFAGVNAPSVGFSQPWEFVIIKDLEIRNKVKDSFFEENEKAKTFFEGNRIDVYTQLKLEGIVESALNIAVFYKPSEHPVLGQTAMKETGVYSVVCAIQNMWLMARALNIGLGWVSILNPDTIKTILKVPKDRQLIGYLCLGHVDEFYENPELERLQWEKRKNITDVVIKETY; this is translated from the coding sequence ATGAACAAGTTTACTTCAGAAAATATTGAAACCTTAGAGCAAATAATACTAGCACGTAGGGATGTTAGAGGGAATCGTTTTATAAATAAATCGATTAGTAAAGCCGATTTAGATAAAATTCTATTTGCAGGAGTAAACGCACCTTCGGTTGGCTTTTCACAACCTTGGGAATTCGTTATTATTAAAGATTTAGAAATTAGAAATAAAGTTAAAGACAGTTTTTTCGAAGAAAACGAAAAAGCCAAAACATTTTTTGAAGGAAACAGAATAGATGTCTATACGCAGTTGAAATTAGAAGGTATTGTAGAATCTGCCTTAAATATTGCTGTTTTCTATAAACCAAGTGAACATCCTGTTTTAGGACAAACTGCTATGAAGGAAACCGGAGTGTACTCGGTTGTTTGTGCTATTCAAAATATGTGGTTAATGGCCAGAGCGTTAAATATTGGTTTAGGTTGGGTTAGTATTTTAAATCCCGATACTATTAAAACCATTTTAAAGGTACCTAAAGACAGACAATTGATAGGCTATTTATGTTTAGGGCATGTTGATGAATTTTATGAAAACCCTGAATTAGAGCGCTTGCAATGGGAAAAACGTAAAAATATTACAGATGTTGTTATTAAAGAAACCTATTAA